The DNA window ACATATTTTGTAGTTTGTTTGGCATGGTGAAAATAAAAAAAAAATTTCTGTTGTACAACATCTGATTTGCAGTATTCTGCTCTATCTCTAATTATCCGAATAATAATTTTCACTTTGACAAGTTTTTCATAAATTAGACCTCGGTTTAATCATCACCACCAAATCGATTATTAACGTGAATAAATTATTAAGCAATTCTGTGCGGTTTTCTATTGCGGACAGTGATTTTTATTTCAAAAAAATAATGATCAGGACTCTTACTGAAAACCCTTTTTATATGCTCCTGAACGACTGCAATAATGGTCATGAGCTGATTAGCAGGAACTACAGGAGACAGGAAGATGTATTCGTCATTGAGCTTTTCATGCCGGTACTCAGTGGCATCGAAGCCATTAAGTACATCAGGAAAAGCAATACAGAGACCCCGATCATCACGTATTCCGGAACCTACCAGGAAGACATGGCGGAAATCCTGTCCAGGCTTCCGAACATTTATTATTGCCAGAAAAAAAGCAATATCATCAAGGAGATCATCAAAGGCAGGATTGCTTCAGGAAGCTTTGATTATGAAGCCTATTCCAGGGAATGGGAACAGCAGCCGCTGGCCGTACAGGAATATATGGAAAGGCAGAGGAAGAGCCAGGAAGAGCTTTCCCCGGCCGAGATACAGCTGATGAAATTCTGCTATGAAGGCTTCAGCAACAAGGAAATAGGCGAAAAACTCAACCTGAGTACGCGCACCATAGACACCTACATCAACAGGCTGACGGAAAAGCTGGGCTTAAAAACCAAACTTCACCTGATCCGTTTTTGTGTGGAAAACGGCTACTATAATTCCAGCATGTAAAAAGCGGATCCACCCTCTTTTCATACTGAGTAAACCATAAGCGCTCAACTCTTTACCGGAAAAATATTTTCCCACTAATTTGCTAATATTCAATTTTTTTAACTAAATTTGCACACCTAAAATTTAAAATTAAAAAAGGAAATGACAAAGGCAGAATTGGTAAACACCATCTCAAATAAGTTGGGAACAGAAAAGAATGAAACACAGAAAGTTGTAGAAGCTTTTATGCAGGAGATCAGGACTTCTATGTATAATGGGGATAACGTTTACCTAAGAGGCTTCGGTTCTTTTATCATTAAGACGAGAGCTGCTAAAACAGGAAGAAATATTTCTAAGAATACTGCAATCGAGATTCCTGCTCACAACATTCCTGCTTTCAAACCTTCAAAGTCTTTTGTAGAGAAAGTAAAAAACAAAGTTGCAGTAAAATAACAACATTAACTGAATATTAACTAGTTACTAAAAAATTTAACATTATGCCAAGCGGAAAGAAAAGAAAAAGACACAAGGTTGCAACCCACAAGAGAAAGAAAAGAAGAAGAGCAAACAGACATAAGAAGAAATAATCTTTCCTCTTTCTCAAGATTACAATATAATAATATAGTTGGTGGTTTTATTTTTTTAAAGGTTCACCGACTATATTTTTGTTTGCAACCATAAGATTCCGGCGGAAAAGCAACTTCTGCCTTCATTTCGGGGAAAGTATTGGTGATCTTAAATTAATTGCTATATTTATTACCCCTATTAAAATAATGAAAGACATGCCTTTTCCCGTAATCTTATTTAATTTATCTTATAAAAATGAAGAAAGAACTAATAGTTTCGCATGAGGATGATCTTACGAAGATTGCACTGCTGGAAGACGGAAGACTATGTGAACTTCATGAGCAAGAAGACAAAAGCGATTTTGTTGTTGGGGATGTGTTTATAGGAAAAGTAAAGAAGCTTGCACCCAATCTTAATGCAGCGTTTGTAAACATCGGTTACAACAAAGACGCATTCCTGCATTACCAGGACCTGGGACCGCAATACCTTACTTACCGTAAGTTTCTGAGAGATACGATTTCTAAAAAACAAAGCACTTCAGGCTTAAAAAATTTCGAGCTACAGCCCGAAATTGACAAAAACGGAACCGTGGACAAAGTCATTGCCAAAGATGATCTTGTTCTGCTTCAGATTACCAAAGAGCCTATTTCTACCAAAGGCCCCAGAATTTCCACGCAGATCTCCCTTACCGGGCGTTTTCTGGTTCTGATCCCTTTTGACAATAAAGTTTCCATTTCAAAAAAAATCAGTACATCTGAAGAAAAGGAAAGGCTCAGGACACTTATTGAAAGCATCAAGCCGGAAGGCTTCGGAGTCATTATCAGAACGGTAGCTGAAGGAAAAAAAGTAGCAGACCTGCACAATGATATGAATCACCTGATTCAGAAGTGGGAAAGCACCTTTAAAAACATTCAGAAAAATAAGGTTCCGTCTAAAGTATTAAGCGAAGAAGACAAAGCCTCGGCCATCATAAGGGACAATTTCAACCAGGATTTCGTGAGCATTATCTGTGATGATGAACCGATGGTGAA is part of the Chryseobacterium camelliae genome and encodes:
- a CDS encoding response regulator transcription factor, whose product is MNKLLSNSVRFSIADSDFYFKKIMIRTLTENPFYMLLNDCNNGHELISRNYRRQEDVFVIELFMPVLSGIEAIKYIRKSNTETPIITYSGTYQEDMAEILSRLPNIYYCQKKSNIIKEIIKGRIASGSFDYEAYSREWEQQPLAVQEYMERQRKSQEELSPAEIQLMKFCYEGFSNKEIGEKLNLSTRTIDTYINRLTEKLGLKTKLHLIRFCVENGYYNSSM
- a CDS encoding HU family DNA-binding protein, coding for MTKAELVNTISNKLGTEKNETQKVVEAFMQEIRTSMYNGDNVYLRGFGSFIIKTRAAKTGRNISKNTAIEIPAHNIPAFKPSKSFVEKVKNKVAVK